Within Xanthomonas oryzae pv. oryzae, the genomic segment CGTTGCTGCGCGAGTCGGTCCAGCGCGCATCCACGCGCAGGCCGCTGCGCTCGTTGAAGAGGACGTCCACCCCGACATGCGCGGAAGCGCAGATCGCCGTTACCAAATGTCGGCTCGGTATCTTCGCCCAGGAAGGTGGTGTAGTTGATGCCCACGCCCACGAACGGCAAGACCGTGCCATAGCCGTTGATGTGGTACTGCAACAGTACACTCGGCGGCACCGACCAATAGCTGCCCACCTTGCCGAGCCCCTGCAGTTCGAGGTCGTGCTTGCCGGCGACTGCCGCGTGTACTTCGAGACCCAGGTTGTTGCGCAGGAAGTATTCGTAGGTGCACGACAGCGCCGGCGCGCCCTGGATCTCGGCCTGCGTGCCGCCGAAGGTGCCGCTATTGGACTTGGGAGACATAACCGGCGCCGTAACCGGTCGTCCAATGACCGGCCGACTGTGCGAAGGCAGGGGTGGCCGAGGCGGCCAGTGCGATGGCGAGGGCGGTGCGAGTCAGCGTGTTCATGGAATCCCCGGTAGGTCGGACGGACGATCGACGTGACCGACCTGTCCGCACCTCCGCCGGTGGATGCACGTCCCTGGGCAGCAAGGGTGCCAGAGATGCGCCGCTCACGCCGCGGGGATCAGAACCGGTGCACGTAGGCCACACCGCAGACCCGCGGGTCGATGTTGACCGTGCCGATGCGGTTGCCATCCAGGCGCGCTTCGCTGTCGATATCGATCCAGCGCAGGTTGACGCGCAGGGCTCCGCGGTCGCTGAGCCGATAGTCCACGCCTGCATGCAGTGCCAGGCTCCAGGAATCACCCAGCGCTAGATCGCCGCCGGCCAGCGCGCCGTGGGTGTCGGTGCGCAAAAAAAACATGTGTAGTGGATGCCGGCGCCAACAAACCGCGAGAGCTTGCCTTGGGCGTTGAAGTGGTACTCTAACGAGATCACTGGCGGCAGATGCTTGGTGCTGCCAACCCGGCCCAGGTCGCGGATCGCGATGTCGTGCTGGAACGGCAGCGCCGCCAATACGTCGATGCCCGTGGTCGGCGATGAAATGTTCCGCCTTGAGCGTGCCGCCGACCAGGCGGCCGTTGTCGGACTTGGGAGCGACCTGATGGGCGCCGACGGCAACGGTCCAGTCGCCTTTGGATTGCGCCAGTGCGGAGAGGCTGACGCACGAGGCGGCGAGGCCGGCAAGCAGAAGGGGAGAGCGCAGACGCATGGCATTTCTCGTTGGATGCAATGGATGCGGGAAGTCTTGCGGCTCGGCACTGCCGCCGCCTTGATCCTGATCAATCCGGCCGCGCGCTCTGGCGGCCGGTCGTACGGTGACGTGCTGCAACCCACGCCGACGGCAGCGTGCGCGACGAGCGACTGGTCGCAGTGACGCATTGCGCCTGCAGCATCGCGCGCTGCGCGGGCATCAGTGGCGCTTGGGAGTGCGCGGACGCTGGCGTGCGAGCTGGCGTCGCTGGCGAATCGGTTGGCTGCGCGAGCTGCACTTGCTCGGCCCTCGCAACTGCCGCGTGCGGATCTATTTCCTGTATCGCCACGCGGTGATGGCTGACGATCTGCCACCTGCGCGCGCGTCGTGCCAAGCAGAGGGCCTCCATGCGACGGCTGGGCTTCGGCAGGCAGTGGCAGTATCGATGTCGCTGCGATGCGGAAATCTGCTGTGGGGCACGTGACCGGATACGCTTTTCAGTGTATTGAAAATAGATTTAAGTGGCTGAAATTGATGGGATATCGTGGTCTTTTTTAGCATCTCGCGACGGCGATGCATGCAACTGGCCTGAGGCCATCGACCAGCGATCGGCACCCGATGCAGTGACGTGTGGCGTGGCCGGTTCTGCTTGCTCACTCCGATCGACGGGGCGCAACTGCGGGTCGGTTCTTCGCGAGGCCTGGCGCTTGGAGCTCCGTTACCCGCTAACCAGTGCCCACTTCCAGCGCCCGCAACACACGGCTGCGGACAAGCGACGCTGCTAGAATGACAGCCCCTTTCGATCCGCCGCGCTGTCGCGGCCGCAGGAGCTAGTGAACATGGCAATCAAGGTTGGCATCAACGGATTCGGTCGCATCGGCCGCAACGTGCTGCGCTCTGCGGTGCAGAACTTCGCCAATGACATCGAGATCGTGGCCATCAATGACCTGCTCGAACCCGACTATCTGGCCTACATGCTGCAGTACGACTCGGTGCATGGCCGCTTCAAGGCCGACGTCTCGGTCGACGGCAACACGCTGATCGTCAATGGCAAGAAGATCCGCCTGACCCAGGAACGCGACCCGGCCAACCTCAAGTGGGATGCGGTGGGCGCCGACGTGGTGATCGAGTCCACCGGCCTGTTCCTGACCAAGGACACCGCACAGAAGCACATCGACGCCGGTGCCAAGAAGGTGATCCTGTCCGCACCGTCCAAGGACGACACCCCGATGTTCGTCTACGGCGTCAACGACAAGACCTACAAGGGCGAAGCGATCGTCTCCAACGCCTCGTGCACCACCAACTGCCTGGCGCCGTTGGCCAAGGTGATCAACGACAAGTGGGGCATCAAGCGCGGCCTGATGACCACCGTGCATGCGGCCACTGCAACGCAGAAGACTGTCGATGGCCCCTCGAACAAGGATTGGCGCGGCGGCCGCGGCATCCTGGAGAACATCATTCCGTCCTCCACCGGCGCGGCCAAGGCCGTGGGCGTGGTGATTCCCGCGCTCAACAAGAAGCTCACCGGCATGAGCTTTCGCGTGCCGACCTCCGACGTCTCGGTGGTCGACCTCACCGTTGAACTGGAAAAGCCGGCCACCTACGCTGAAATCTGCGCCGAAGTGAAGGCACAGAGCGAAGGCGCGCTGAAGGGCGTGCTGGGGTATACCGAAGACAAGGTCGTGGCCACCGATTTCCGCGGCGAGACCTGCACCTCGGTGTTCGACGCCGACGCTGGCATCGCGCTGGACTCCACCTTCGTCAAGCTGGTGTCCTGGTATGACAACGAGTGGGGCTACTCCAACAAGTGCCTGGAGATGGTGCGCGTTGTCGCCAAGTAAACGATGTGTGGTTAAACATAAAAAAGCGCCTTTCGGCGCTTTTTTATTTCCGCATTTACCAATATGTGTACAGGGCCGGCGTCCGGCTCACTCTGCCGCAATGTTCATATCGGCGCCGCTGCCACTGACCGTCACCCGGCTGCCAACCGCTAGCCCCGCAACTTCTGTGCTTGGCTTTGAGACGACAACCATTGACTTGTCATCAAAGCGAATTTTCACCATGTAGTGCGCAGCCGGACCATTGCCTGCGATTTTGCTGCCCACCACCGTGCCTGCGGCTTCACAGGCAGCTCCACCCACCAGTGCTGCAGTGCCACTAGCCTTGCTACTCTTGATACCCACTAGGGCCTGTTAACATTAATGTCTCGAGCGATTAAACTATTGGGCATGGAGATCACGCCAGCACAATTTGCACTCATCGAGCATTGCCTACCTTTGCAACGCGGCAATGTCAGCATGACCAACCTGCAGGTAGTCAACGCCCTTCTTTACGTCGCAGAGCATGGCTGCAAATGGCGCGGTCTGCCCGAGCGCTTTGGCAACTGGCATACGGTGTACACGCGCATTAACCGTTGGGCCAAGTCCGGTGTGCTGGACCGGATGTTCGCCCAATTGCAGACCTGCCAGATCGTGCGCATCAAAATCGAAGCGGTCTCGCTGGACTCCACCAGCATCAAGGTGCATCCGGATGGCACTGGCGCATTAAAAAAAACGGCCCACAATCCATCGGGAAATCGCGCGGCGGATGGAACACCAAAATTCATATGGTTGCCGCAGATGCTCGAACAGCCATCACGTTCGGATTGACGCCTGGCAACGCACCTGACGCACCCGCAGGCCGCGCGTTGCTTGAACACCTGGGGCCAGTGGAGCGGCCGGTTCATCTGCTGATGGATCGCGCTTACGAAGGCAATGAAACCCGCCAGTTGGCGCTCGATCTTGGCTTCGTGCCGGTGG encodes:
- the gap gene encoding type I glyceraldehyde-3-phosphate dehydrogenase, which gives rise to MAIKVGINGFGRIGRNVLRSAVQNFANDIEIVAINDLLEPDYLAYMLQYDSVHGRFKADVSVDGNTLIVNGKKIRLTQERDPANLKWDAVGADVVIESTGLFLTKDTAQKHIDAGAKKVILSAPSKDDTPMFVYGVNDKTYKGEAIVSNASCTTNCLAPLAKVINDKWGIKRGLMTTVHAATATQKTVDGPSNKDWRGGRGILENIIPSSTGAAKAVGVVIPALNKKLTGMSFRVPTSDVSVVDLTVELEKPATYAEICAEVKAQSEGALKGVLGYTEDKVVATDFRGETCTSVFDADAGIALDSTFVKLVSWYDNEWGYSNKCLEMVRVVAK
- a CDS encoding IS5 family transposase (programmed frameshift), translating into MEITPAQFALIEHCLPLQRGNVSMTNLQVVNALLYVAEHGCKWRGLPERFGNWHTVYTRINRWAKSGVLDRMFAQLQTCQIVRIKIEAVSLDSTSIKVHPDGTGAFKKNGPQSIGKSRGGWNTKIHMVAADARTAITFGLTPGNAPDAPAGRALLEHLGPVERPVHLLMDRAYEGNETRQLALDLGFVPVVPPKSNRVDPWEYDKEMYKRRNEVERLFRRLKGYRRIFTRFEKLDVMFLGFLSFVLVVDGLRMC